The DNA region aataataataataataataataataataataaatccgcTTGATCGCCCCGGCTTGCGTGCTGGTCTGTAGGGGATCCAGTAGAACACGAGAGAAAGGAAACCAGGGATCGCgcagcacagaaatgttttaaaattgtacacaaaaaacaaaagctagtAAAAAGCATTACGCTTTCTAACTGTATGtagttttacaataaacaaaactctGTAAAGCCAACCTGAACACTTTTACATATCCCGCTGCAAACCTTCAGCCaggaacaacaaaataaaacctctCTGCAGGAAAAGATGCAACCCCATAGTGCAtcagtgcagggtttaaaaagtgcAAGGGCCTcccatttaaaggggcaacgttTCCACAAACTAGCACTTAAAAGGGAAACACTAAACAGAACTTTTTACTTAAATTGTCGTTATTTTTATGCTTATTCATGGACCACTTAATTAATATTTGCTTTTGTGTGACAGGCGTCagattgtgttcaatctgtatgtgattttattgaaAGTGTTTCTTATTAACATAAAATTTCGCATATAAAAAAAAGCGTTTATCGTTTACTGATTCGAGTAAATAATTGCATATTTTGAGCTCCGACACCATACTTtgctgtcctgttttttttaaaagaaataaaaaaaactaaaagtgccaaaatatttagtttgttgtcgatgttcaccctgtgtggagtttactctgactggagttagaaatagtaaatacaaatataatgagagtcaatgagaagcccccacaagtataggaaaacacaacgcgtgtatgtgtgtgtgtgtgtggtcaggtaTTACTGTCAATGTGGGGACAAATTTTGataaaatgtccccacaaagatagtaactcctaaAAAAACGACGCCTGCGTGTGTGCCtgtactatactaactgccagcattcacTGCGGGGCTCACAATGaagagttttctgtttttaattgaaattattgttccacgtgttgtttaattgttgtacggttgctcTTAATTTAATGCACATGTCTTTTGGCatccccacaccctctttgtgtgatcctcgtgtgtatttctctcccccagtgtgttacgcttgTCGTCTCTTAACCAAGCCCCTGTTTgcgtctttttttatttttttattgagaaaggaAAAAGCACAATGGCCCCCTGTGTGGCTCAGTGCAGTTTAActcaatttgaaaaacaattgcagTGCTTTCAAACGAGTAAATACCAGCTCTGAAGACGACCTCAACTGCACAGACCagagttgtttttattagtttttaaataaaaaaaagcccaagAGGATTTTGCATAcaagccaaaaatgaaatattcactTTTAATGGCACTGCTATAGGGTATATCAGCAGAAATGAACGGTTTGTCTATCGCCACTTGAGCCGTATTTCCTCCATGTTTAATGTGAGGGCCATCTTTAAACAACACCAGTCTCGTGTATGGTGTTTAGAATTGAGATGCGATTCATATAAAAGATGATACAGTTTGATGATGGCGCTCACATTAAAGCAggagaaaaaataccttaaaatgagaaacaaaaacaacagtggaCATGTGAGCCTACAAATTCCATACACATGGAAACAAAATCAAAGAGCAGCAATAGACAAGCTCTGCAATTCTAGCCTATGGGAATTCCATTATAAGAGAATCTCTATACTGATCCATGTCCGTTTCGTTGCTCGAGGTGATTGATCTCAGTGCAAACAGTATGAAGATCACGTGTCATGGCTTGATTCCTCTCGAGCACACTGAAACAGGTGCTGCACTTCCTGTCAAGGTGCTCCAGCAAGCGCTGCTACTTGCAAATTCAaaacatgcaaacaaactggacaagCAACAGCGGCAAGGTCTATGAACACATGATTATAATATAAAGGGGACACAAATATTAAGGTGTGTGCGACCTGGCAAATCAAACATGCTGCAGAAGCTCACCTGGGCAGTGTACCCCACTGGATTAACAAAGAAATGCAAATCAAAATGCCTCGTTTCGATTCTCAATGTAGAGCATTACAGAAACAAACCCTTGAACTGCAGGTACAACAGAATGTATGCCAGTGGAGGCAGcgatacaaatgaaataaatgagaAGGAAGAACGTCTGTTAGAATACATACATGTAAAGTTAACCTTGTAATATTTGACGTTCTGCTGAAGAAACTGATCTAAATTAAATTATTGCCGCAGAAAATAAACAGACCGGGTCGATTTTAGAggaaaaaatacaactttaaactttaatattatttacaggATGAATTTGTAACTTTGACTTGTCTAAAATACTTCAACCCCCGCCCAAAAAAACCCCCTCCTTACCTTCAACATAGCTTTTTTAGACTGTGCAGAGCGCTGAAGTAACTGTACTCTTTGTGGGGTATTTGGGTAGCCAGTGCTATTGAAATATTCACTTAGAAAGTGTTTAATAGAAACTCAAATAGTTACAGCTTTAATGATTAGCTATTACCTGTTAGAAACATCGCCATAAACATAagtgcatatattttaaatatcaactCAACACActgcatatttctttaaaaagaaatccTTACCATCAATAcgattattgttttaatgtaaaatgtacaatttaaacagGAATTCATCTCTTTCTGTGGTGTTTTGGGTGGCTCTTAGAAGAGCCTTTGTGTTGTTGGAAGGACGGAGCAGGGACGGGCTCGGTTTACTTGGAGCTGGTGTACTTGGTGacggccttggtgccctcagacACGGCGTGCTTGGCCAGCTCTCCGGGCAGCAGGAGGCGCACGGCTGTCTGGATCTCCCGGGAAGTGATGGTGGAGCGCTTGTTGTAGTGAGCCAGGCGGGACGACTCGCCGGCGATGCGCTCGAAAATGTCGTTGACGAACGAGTTCATGATGCCCATCGCTTTGGAAGAGATGCCGGTGTCGGGGTGGACCTGCTTCAGCACTTTGTACACGTAGATCGCGTAGCTCTCCTTCCTGCTCTTTCTGCGCTTCTTTCCTCCCTTAGGCTGGCTCTTGGCAACAGCCTTCTTGGAGCCTTTCTTCGGCGCGGGTGCAGCTTTCGGTTCTGGCATTTTCTTTCTCTGATGCAGCTCAAAGATGAATGAGTAACCACTCCCACAGCGCCAGTATTTATACAGCCTGTATGCAAATTACTACCCAACAATCCTTTACATTGAGAATGTTCAACTACGAACCAACCAACGCTCCCGGGGGGCGGAGTGCTTCGCTGTGATTGGTTGTGCTCTTAAAACGCAATGGAAGGGGTGGCGACTTCGCCGCGGGcggagtgttgtttttttttttttttagttcagattTGAATTTGGCGCCTTCTTTACAACGGTCACTTCAGatgtttggtttttcttttattaaatgcgtcaataattcaatgtacagtaatactgaacCCCACTCCCGATGCTcttaaatatacaacaaatacagATATATTGTGAACCCCGGGGCGCTCTGTTGCGCTCATTAAACGTGTTGAAACTCAATATCAATATCGAtgcttttgactgtgtgcttCTGTTTAAGAGAGCGATTGTTTCACAGCAGCTTGAACGGTGATACTTCACCTCGAATTCAGAAAAGACGATGCCGTGGCTTCAATAAACTTTGGTCAAGATATACCgattttattttataggtttAGGAAAACTAAACTGggtaagatttaaaaatgttaccagGCTTTAATTCCGCACAAGGGGGTGGCTCGGTTTAACTGAGCTCGTATTTAATAAACGTTTCATTAAAAGATTCAGATCTGTGTTTAAGGGCTACAGAAATCTAACACCTGTTACtgagttaaacaaataaatacactgcaACCAAAAGCTTATTAATCAACAACGTAAAACATTCTTcataaacatgtgtttcttcCATTTTAAACATTTCGCTGCTTTATGTGCAGTTTGATTTATAATTCAAAGCTCCTTAAATGAAACGGTGGGcggctcttaaaagagcctttgtgTTCGTGTTTCGCGTCCAAATCTCTAGCCCCCGAACCCGTAGAGAGTGCGCCCCTGGCGCTTCAGAGCGTACACCACATCCATAGCGGTGACGGTCTTTCTCTTGGCGTGCTCAGTGTAGGTGACGGCATCCCGGATCACATTCTCCAGGAACACCTTCAGCACCCCGCGGGTCTCTTCATAGATCAGCCCGGAGATTCGCTTCACTCCTCCGCGGCGAGCCAGGCGGCGGATAGCAGGCTTGGTGATGCCCTGGATGTTATCACGGAGCACTTTGCGATGACGCTTAGCGCCTCCTTTCCCGAGTCCTTTACCTCCCTTGCCACGACCAGACATCTCCACAATAACAGCACAAAATTTCAAGTTAAAATGAGAAACGACCAGCGAGTCTGAGTGATATGAGTACTAAGCGGACCTGGTTGAAATTCCCAGTCCTAGAACGAGCGCCTATACCACAGACACGCCCTCAATGAGCTCACTTATCTGTCTGCGGTTTTAACCGGTTAATTTCGACTCACATTTAAATgactattgtattcatttttgcacAATGTTAACACAAATTCATAGCgcacacagtaacaaaacaaaacattaataaaatacactgtatttgATGGATGGGTTTTCTTCTGGTAAGTAAGCAGGATGCAGTAGACATGCCCGCGTCATTTTTCACACAGCACAAAGGTGTCTGTTCAGCATGTATTTGAAAGTACTGTTTGCAgtgagaaatgtctcattttaaCACACCAGCCTGCCTTGCAGCTCACGTGCTCTTGTGGATGCTGTTATCAAGCTGTAGGTGGATGGCGCTGCTCGGTCCAGCTTTGTCGggttctttttattcttttgttactttggattacatgtacattgcttca from Polyodon spathula isolate WHYD16114869_AA unplaced genomic scaffold, ASM1765450v1 scaffolds_2102, whole genome shotgun sequence includes:
- the LOC121310424 gene encoding histone H4 — protein: MSGRGKGGKGLGKGGAKRHRKVLRDNIQGITKPAIRRLARRGGVKRISGLIYEETRGVLKVFLENVIRDAVTYTEHAKRKTVTAMDVVYALKRQGRTLYGFGG
- the LOC121310423 gene encoding histone H2B 5-like; amino-acid sequence: MPEPKAAPAPKKGSKKAVAKSQPKGGKKRRKSRKESYAIYVYKVLKQVHPDTGISSKAMGIMNSFVNDIFERIAGESSRLAHYNKRSTITSREIQTAVRLLLPGELAKHAVSEGTKAVTKYTSSK